The genome window TGAAACTATAAGCCTTGTCTTCGTCTTCGATCTGCTCGAAGTCGATCTCGGGCTTGTCGACCGGTTTGACGCCCGACTGTTCAACAGCAGCCGTATACCAGTCAGAAAGGGCATCCTCGAGCGCGTGGGCGTGGATCGCCTCTTTGCCGAAGTGAGAGATCAAAACCGGGCGCGGGACTTTCCCGGGACGGAAACCCGGCATCTTCACATCGCGCGAAAGCTTCTTGATGGCCTTGTTCACCTGCGCCTTTACTTCTTCGGCGGGGACTTCGACCGTGAGTTCGACCTGGTCGCCCTCGAGTTCATTGACGGTAGTTTTTATGTCTGCCATTGGGCTCCTGTTTCAGGTGCCTCCCACCAGGGGGACACATTACTTAATTACCAATTAAAGGGACACATTACTTAATGGCCATTTAAGGGGACACATGCCAAACCTAGATGTTAGTGAAGAATCGGGTGAATGTCCAAATCAGGTGGTGATTCTCGCCTTTTTCGCGCTAAGGATCAGCGCATAGGCCAGGTATCGATCCAAAAAACTGCCCCGCTGCCTCTTCAGCTTCGAAATATCGTGATTATCCTGCAGTCCGAACCGCTTCCTGATGAACGAACGCCGGTTCGGGAGCAGGAAATTTATCGAAGCAGCAAATGAGTCGCCGAGAACCGAAAAATCCGAGACCTCTATATCCCTGCAGCACCTTGCCAGCTCGCTTCTCGAAAACGGATACTCGTCACCAACCGGCCAATGGTTCGTCTTCTGTGCCAGGAATTTGAAGATCCTGTAGGGAGGATTGAACCTGTTGGGAACCGAGATTATCGCGATGCCATCATCCTTCAGAAGCTCGAAATGCGTCCTGATGATATCCAGACGCTCAGGGCCGGAGAAGTGCTCCGCGAATCCGAACGACATGGAGACGTCATATTTCCCAAGCATCTCCCCTGGGAGGTCAAAGGCGTTCTGTTTGATGAATTCCGCTTCCAGCCCGTTCCTGGCGTAGAATATTTTCGAACGCTGCAATGCTTTTTCCGAATTGTCCAGGATCGTCGCCCGGGCGCCCCGCTTCGCCATCAGGGCCGAGTTTGTTCCTGTGCCGGCGCCTATCTCAATCACATTCAGGCCTTCGAAGGCTCCGAAATGGTCGAGGATCTCTTTTTCGATGCGCTGCCAGCTGATCGTGATCTCTTCCTTGGCCAGCACGAAGATATCCGTTTCTGCCGGGACTTTATCCTGCCAGTATGAATCCCAGATCGCGGATGTGTCTTTTTGATCCGCCTGATTCAAGCTATCAGCCTCGCAAGCGATTTGGATGGATGAAAATTTGGTGCGGGCGAGAGGATTTGAACCTCCACAGGGAGAACCCTACCAGCTCCTAAGGCTGGCGCGTCTACCATTCCGCCACGC of Actinomycetota bacterium contains these proteins:
- a CDS encoding class I SAM-dependent methyltransferase, translating into MNQADQKDTSAIWDSYWQDKVPAETDIFVLAKEEITISWQRIEKEILDHFGAFEGLNVIEIGAGTGTNSALMAKRGARATILDNSEKALQRSKIFYARNGLEAEFIKQNAFDLPGEMLGKYDVSMSFGFAEHFSGPERLDIIRTHFELLKDDGIAIISVPNRFNPPYRIFKFLAQKTNHWPVGDEYPFSRSELARCCRDIEVSDFSVLGDSFAASINFLLPNRRSFIRKRFGLQDNHDISKLKRQRGSFLDRYLAYALILSAKKARITT